A genomic window from Chlorobium phaeobacteroides DSM 266 includes:
- a CDS encoding SDR family oxidoreductase: MQHIIMITGAGKGIGRAIALAFAKAGKEQPSFEPVLVLSSRTESDLRSLAFECQAHGAETLCIQADIAVSEEREKLVKKAVEKYGTIDCLINNAGVGRFKPFGEMTEEDFDYTVATNLKGTFFLTQSVFRAMEKKKSGHIFFITSIAAEKAFKSSTIYSMSKFGQKGLLEALRLYAAESNIRITNVMPGAVFTPMWGEVSENMQALMMRPEDIAGPVVNTYLLPSRTTVEELVIRPVGGDINE, encoded by the coding sequence ATGCAGCACATTATCATGATCACCGGTGCCGGTAAAGGAATAGGCCGGGCTATCGCTCTTGCGTTCGCAAAAGCCGGAAAAGAACAACCATCATTTGAACCGGTTCTCGTGCTCTCGTCAAGAACGGAGAGCGATCTGCGATCTCTGGCTTTCGAGTGTCAGGCTCACGGCGCCGAAACGTTGTGCATACAGGCTGATATTGCCGTTTCCGAAGAACGGGAAAAACTGGTTAAAAAAGCAGTTGAAAAGTACGGGACAATAGATTGTCTGATCAACAATGCGGGAGTAGGCCGATTCAAACCTTTTGGAGAAATGACGGAGGAAGATTTTGACTATACTGTCGCCACCAACCTTAAAGGCACTTTTTTTCTCACGCAAAGCGTTTTCAGAGCGATGGAGAAAAAAAAGTCGGGTCATATCTTTTTTATAACCTCCATTGCAGCGGAAAAGGCGTTCAAAAGCTCGACAATCTACTCCATGTCGAAATTCGGACAAAAGGGACTGCTTGAAGCTTTGCGACTCTATGCCGCAGAATCCAACATCAGAATCACCAACGTCATGCCAGGCGCAGTCTTCACACCAATGTGGGGCGAAGTATCCGAAAACATGCAAGCCCTGATGATGAGGCCTGAAGATATTGCCGGCCCTGTTGTCAACACCTATCTTCTTCCCTCAAGAACAACAGTGGAAGAACTGGTCATAAGACCGGTTGGCGGCGATATCAACGAGTAA
- a CDS encoding GatB/YqeY domain-containing protein codes for MSLKEKIDRDLKDSLKSGNKERLNAIRSIRAALLEKEVSIRVGGTAVLDDDQEIEVLASLAKKRRDAIEQFTLGNRTDLAAIEQLELAVIEEYLPEPVSDDEITDIVREIVARTGASSMKEMGRVMGEAMKTLKGKADGTKVQLIVKSQLSL; via the coding sequence ATGAGTTTGAAAGAAAAAATAGATCGGGATCTCAAGGACTCCCTTAAAAGTGGCAATAAAGAGCGGCTCAATGCGATCCGCTCCATTCGCGCAGCTCTACTGGAAAAAGAGGTATCCATTCGCGTCGGGGGCACAGCCGTTCTTGATGACGATCAGGAAATCGAGGTTCTCGCAAGCCTTGCAAAAAAGCGCAGGGATGCCATAGAACAGTTTACCCTTGGCAACAGAACCGACCTTGCGGCAATAGAACAGCTTGAGTTGGCCGTTATTGAAGAATATCTGCCAGAACCGGTTTCAGACGATGAAATAACAGACATCGTGCGGGAAATTGTAGCCAGAACAGGAGCCTCGTCCATGAAAGAGATGGGGCGCGTCATGGGTGAAGCCATGAAAACCCTCAAAGGAAAGGCTGACGGCACCAAAGTACAGCTCATTGTAAAATCGCAGCTCTCTCTCTAA
- the serS gene encoding serine--tRNA ligase has product MLDITYVRQNLAEIESMLQNRQLASEKPRLRQLLEYDKNRRELVQRSDEMKAQRNKVSKEIADIKRTGQGSGEELIRQMKEVSDEITMMDATLSKLASDIEEILLSLPNRLHESVPTGKCAEDNVICKAPVPYLHLLDFPIKNHLELGRSLGILDFERGAKISGAGFPVYIGKGARLERALINFMLDYHTDHHGFTEVFPPFFVNQESLRGTGQWPKFADQVYHIEEDNLYAIPTAEVPVTNLHRNEMIDAERLPVSYVAYSACFRREAGSYGKDTRGFLRVHQFNKVEMVKFTRPEESYQELEKILMSAEAILQALMIPYRVLLLCSGDISANATKCYDIEVWSPAEEKYLEASSCSNFEDYQARRMNIRFKADSRSKPEFVHTLNGSGLATSRLMVSLLEHYQNRDGSITIPEALRPYTGFTSIDQLTS; this is encoded by the coding sequence ATGCTTGACATTACCTATGTCCGACAGAACCTGGCTGAAATAGAATCCATGTTGCAGAATCGCCAGCTTGCGTCTGAAAAACCCCGGCTCCGTCAGCTCCTTGAATACGATAAAAACCGCAGAGAGCTTGTTCAGCGATCCGATGAGATGAAAGCTCAACGCAATAAGGTATCGAAGGAAATTGCCGACATTAAAAGAACCGGCCAGGGATCGGGCGAGGAACTTATCCGACAGATGAAAGAGGTTTCCGATGAGATCACCATGATGGACGCAACCCTCTCAAAGCTTGCATCAGACATTGAAGAGATACTGCTCTCCCTGCCAAACAGACTGCATGAATCCGTGCCGACAGGCAAATGCGCAGAGGACAATGTAATCTGCAAAGCACCCGTTCCCTATCTGCATCTGCTTGATTTCCCGATAAAAAACCATCTTGAACTGGGCAGATCACTCGGCATTCTCGATTTTGAACGAGGCGCGAAAATCAGCGGTGCCGGCTTCCCTGTCTATATCGGAAAAGGCGCGCGACTTGAACGTGCGCTGATTAACTTCATGCTCGATTACCATACCGACCATCACGGCTTCACCGAAGTGTTTCCCCCGTTTTTTGTCAATCAGGAATCACTGCGAGGTACTGGCCAATGGCCTAAATTCGCTGACCAGGTCTACCATATCGAAGAAGACAATCTCTATGCCATTCCTACGGCTGAAGTACCGGTCACAAACCTCCATCGCAATGAAATGATTGATGCTGAACGGCTTCCCGTCTCCTATGTTGCATATTCCGCATGTTTCAGACGGGAAGCGGGAAGCTACGGCAAGGATACCCGAGGATTTTTACGGGTACACCAGTTTAACAAGGTTGAAATGGTAAAATTCACCCGTCCTGAAGAGTCCTATCAAGAGCTTGAAAAGATTCTCATGAGCGCCGAAGCAATTCTGCAGGCACTTATGATCCCTTATCGGGTACTCCTGCTCTGCAGCGGCGACATCAGTGCCAATGCCACAAAATGCTATGATATCGAAGTGTGGTCACCAGCAGAAGAGAAATATCTTGAAGCTTCGAGCTGTTCGAATTTCGAGGATTACCAGGCAAGACGCATGAACATCCGATTCAAGGCCGACAGTCGCTCAAAGCCGGAGTTTGTACATACGCTTAACGGATCAGGCCTTGCAACATCCAGACTGATGGTATCCCTGCTTGAACACTATCAGAACCGGGACGGCTCGATAACCATTCCGGAGGCCTTGCGACCCTATACAGGATTCACATCGATCGATCAGCTAACATCCTGA
- the metX gene encoding homoserine O-acetyltransferase MetX codes for MRDYRELISDRTLYFASDVPFQTELGALLPEVRIAYRTWGTLNASKNNVILICHALTGSADADFWWKGMFAEGGAFDETENFIICSNVLGSCYGTTGPISPNPLTGRRYGSDFPLITIRDMVNLQHRLLDELGIAELQLVVGASLGGMQVLEWGFLYPGMVKAMMPMGISGRHSAWCIAQSEAQRQAIYADRDWRDGWYREDAPPAGGFAAARMMAMCSYRSYENFQTRFGRNQTESSLYEVENYLHHQGEKLVERFDANTYITLTKAMDTHDVARGRGAYEDVLGSLRIPVEILSINSDVLYPKEEQEELARLIPTAGIIYLEEPYGHDAFLIDTEKVSRMVREFMNDRASGGDQDVS; via the coding sequence ATGAGAGACTACAGAGAGCTTATTTCAGATAGAACACTTTATTTTGCCTCCGATGTGCCGTTTCAGACCGAACTTGGAGCTTTGTTACCAGAAGTTCGTATTGCCTATCGTACATGGGGAACCCTTAATGCATCGAAAAACAATGTTATTCTGATCTGTCACGCCCTCACCGGTTCAGCCGATGCCGATTTCTGGTGGAAGGGTATGTTTGCAGAAGGAGGAGCATTCGATGAAACGGAAAATTTTATCATTTGCAGCAATGTTCTCGGGAGCTGTTACGGTACGACTGGACCAATTTCACCTAACCCGTTGACCGGGCGCCGTTACGGTTCAGATTTTCCTCTGATCACCATTCGTGATATGGTGAACCTTCAGCATCGCCTGCTCGACGAACTTGGCATTGCAGAACTTCAACTTGTTGTCGGAGCCTCTCTGGGAGGTATGCAGGTGCTTGAATGGGGTTTTCTTTATCCTGGCATGGTTAAGGCTATGATGCCAATGGGTATTTCGGGGCGACATTCAGCATGGTGTATTGCGCAGAGTGAGGCGCAACGCCAGGCTATCTATGCTGATCGGGATTGGCGTGACGGATGGTATCGGGAGGATGCGCCTCCTGCCGGAGGGTTTGCTGCGGCAAGGATGATGGCCATGTGCTCCTATAGAAGTTACGAGAATTTTCAGACACGGTTTGGACGCAATCAGACCGAAAGCTCTCTTTATGAGGTTGAAAACTACCTTCACCATCAGGGAGAAAAGCTGGTAGAACGCTTTGATGCCAATACCTACATTACCCTGACAAAAGCAATGGATACGCATGATGTCGCAAGGGGAAGGGGGGCTTATGAGGATGTGCTTGGATCGTTACGGATTCCTGTTGAAATTCTTTCAATCAATTCCGATGTTCTATACCCGAAAGAGGAGCAGGAGGAGCTGGCCAGGCTTATTCCAACCGCAGGCATCATCTACCTTGAAGAGCCATACGGACATGACGCTTTTCTTATTGATACCGAAAAGGTCAGCCGCATGGTAAGGGAATTTATGAATGATCGGGCGTCGGGCGGAGATCAGGATGTTAGCTGA
- a CDS encoding O-acetylhomoserine aminocarboxypropyltransferase/cysteine synthase family protein has protein sequence MSKLSSLCRFETLQVHAGQEPDPTTNARAVPIYQTTSYTFDSVAHGSDLFALKAFGNIYTRLMNPTTDVLEKRVAALEGGAAALALASGHSAQFIAITNLCQAGDNIVSSSYLYGGTYNQFKVTFPRLGIKVKIVDGQSPEAFRAAIDEQTKALYVESIGNPAFHVPDFDALAELSREYGIPLIVDNTFGCAGYLARPLDHGASIVVESATKWIGGHGTSMGGVIVDSGTFNWGNGKFPLLSEPSEGYHGLKFYETFGSLAFIIKARVEGLRDIGPAISPFNSFLLLQGLETLSLRVQRHADNTLALARWLEKHPSVAWVNYAGLEGHQTWELAKKYLQNGFGCVLTFGIRGGYEKAVGFIESVRLASHLANVGDAKTLVIHPASTTHQQLSSGEQESAGVSSDMIRVSVGIEHIEDIKDDFKQAFNKIG, from the coding sequence ATGAGCAAGTTATCATCTTTATGCAGGTTTGAGACACTGCAGGTTCATGCAGGCCAGGAGCCTGATCCAACCACGAATGCGCGGGCGGTGCCTATATATCAGACAACTTCCTATACGTTTGACAGTGTGGCGCACGGTTCCGATCTTTTTGCTCTCAAAGCGTTTGGCAATATCTATACCAGGTTGATGAATCCGACTACCGATGTTCTCGAAAAGCGTGTTGCTGCGCTTGAAGGGGGAGCGGCAGCGCTTGCGCTTGCAAGCGGACATTCGGCACAGTTTATTGCAATCACCAACCTCTGCCAGGCGGGAGACAATATCGTTTCGTCAAGTTATCTCTATGGAGGAACCTATAATCAGTTCAAGGTTACCTTTCCACGTCTCGGCATCAAGGTGAAGATTGTTGACGGTCAGAGTCCTGAAGCATTCCGGGCCGCGATTGATGAACAGACCAAAGCGCTCTACGTCGAATCTATCGGTAACCCGGCATTTCATGTTCCCGATTTTGATGCTTTGGCTGAGTTGTCCCGTGAATATGGTATTCCGCTAATCGTAGACAATACGTTCGGGTGTGCAGGATATCTTGCTCGTCCGCTCGATCACGGCGCTTCGATTGTTGTTGAGTCAGCTACAAAATGGATAGGCGGTCATGGAACTTCAATGGGCGGCGTTATCGTTGATTCGGGAACGTTCAACTGGGGGAACGGAAAATTTCCGTTGCTCAGTGAGCCCTCGGAAGGCTATCATGGACTTAAGTTTTATGAGACGTTCGGGTCTCTTGCCTTTATTATAAAGGCGAGGGTTGAGGGTCTGCGGGATATCGGGCCAGCGATCAGTCCCTTTAACTCGTTTTTACTTCTGCAGGGGCTTGAGACGCTTTCATTGCGTGTCCAGCGCCATGCCGACAATACGCTTGCGCTTGCCCGCTGGCTTGAGAAGCACCCTTCTGTAGCCTGGGTGAACTATGCCGGACTTGAAGGGCATCAAACCTGGGAACTGGCAAAAAAATATCTTCAAAACGGATTTGGCTGTGTGCTAACCTTCGGTATCAGGGGCGGATATGAGAAAGCCGTTGGTTTTATCGAGAGCGTCAGGCTTGCAAGCCATCTTGCAAATGTAGGCGATGCCAAGACTCTTGTTATCCATCCGGCATCAACAACGCATCAGCAGCTCAGTTCAGGCGAGCAGGAGTCTGCAGGTGTCAGTAGCGATATGATCCGCGTATCGGTCGGGATAGAGCATATCGAGGACATCAAAGACGATTTTAAGCAAGCATTTAATAAAATTGGTTGA
- the rsmB gene encoding 16S rRNA (cytosine(967)-C(5))-methyltransferase RsmB yields the protein MNAREAALKALQAIEPGKEKSDRIVHAILDRATMNRQDRALTTELVNGVLRMRKKIDFIISKFYHHRFEKAAPVLQNILRLGVYQLLFLEKIPEWAAVSECVDLARKYKGERMAKLVNGVLRKITPDNVVMDEWLKGCEDMERLSVQYSHPEWLINRWNAVYGRETTLASMTYNNHAPLFGFRINTLKQTPDEFLADPAHSSFPQERCLTGNFFLSKEFAGFEACLKSGKLTVQNPTQGVACLLLNPVPESRVLDLCAAPGGKATFMAELMQNKGSITAVDRSSEKLEKTRQHAVELGITIIKTICADARSFVPEETPQAVLLDAPCTGTGVLQKRAELRWKLSMEMLQELVTLQRELLDHAASILPVNGILLYATCSIEPEENELQIEAFLRRHPEFSRDTSCGSLPEPFRMSAAEKGSILTLPGELPGFDGGFAQRLRKNAR from the coding sequence ATGAATGCAAGAGAAGCTGCCCTCAAGGCGCTGCAGGCTATTGAACCCGGCAAGGAAAAATCAGACCGGATAGTACACGCAATACTCGACAGGGCAACAATGAACAGGCAAGACCGGGCTCTGACAACTGAACTGGTCAACGGTGTCCTGCGAATGCGCAAAAAAATCGATTTTATTATTTCGAAATTCTATCATCATCGCTTTGAAAAAGCAGCACCTGTTCTACAGAATATCCTGCGACTTGGCGTCTATCAACTGCTCTTTCTGGAAAAAATCCCGGAATGGGCCGCAGTCAGTGAATGTGTGGATCTTGCAAGAAAGTACAAAGGCGAGCGGATGGCAAAACTTGTCAACGGTGTCTTGAGAAAAATCACCCCTGATAACGTCGTTATGGACGAGTGGCTGAAAGGTTGTGAGGATATGGAACGACTATCGGTGCAATACTCCCATCCAGAGTGGCTCATCAATCGATGGAACGCTGTTTATGGCAGAGAAACCACGCTTGCTTCCATGACCTATAACAACCATGCCCCCCTTTTTGGATTCAGAATCAACACACTGAAACAAACGCCTGATGAATTCCTTGCCGATCCAGCACATTCGTCCTTTCCTCAAGAGCGGTGCTTGACAGGTAATTTTTTCCTTTCAAAGGAGTTTGCCGGATTTGAGGCCTGCCTGAAATCGGGAAAACTGACCGTTCAGAATCCGACGCAGGGAGTTGCATGCCTGCTGCTCAACCCCGTACCAGAAAGCAGGGTCCTTGATCTGTGTGCGGCACCGGGCGGCAAAGCCACGTTCATGGCTGAGCTCATGCAGAACAAAGGTTCAATCACAGCAGTTGACCGATCGAGCGAAAAACTCGAAAAAACCAGGCAACATGCTGTTGAACTCGGCATAACAATCATCAAAACAATCTGCGCCGATGCCCGGTCATTTGTCCCGGAAGAGACACCACAAGCCGTTCTTCTCGATGCGCCCTGTACAGGAACCGGCGTTTTGCAGAAACGTGCCGAACTCCGATGGAAACTCTCAATGGAGATGCTACAGGAACTGGTAACGCTCCAGAGGGAATTGCTTGACCATGCAGCTTCGATATTGCCGGTAAACGGTATTCTGCTCTATGCAACCTGTTCGATAGAACCGGAAGAAAATGAGTTGCAAATAGAGGCTTTTCTGCGTCGTCATCCTGAATTTTCAAGAGACACCTCTTGCGGCTCTCTCCCTGAACCGTTCAGGATGAGCGCGGCTGAAAAGGGTTCCATCCTTACCCTTCCGGGCGAGCTTCCAGGATTTGACGGGGGATTTGCTCAACGGTTACGAAAAAACGCACGGTAA
- the xerD gene encoding site-specific tyrosine recombinase XerD, producing MEHLHTPYSIYLENFLNHLLIERNFSQNTRVSYRNDLHRYLLTVQETMKPITSVTASDIRQFISELHETGLEPATIARNISAIRSLFRFLVIEHLLEANPAENIHQPKQAKNLPSVLTIEETLRLLEAPILQHPPGKYLLRDKAILEFLYATGVRVSELTELQQQSLFLEAGFVRILGKGSKERLVPIGLSAINSINRYRTELRIGLINRNSQDYVFLNARGKKLSRMAIYSMVQEYASLSGIEKKISPHTLRHTFATHLLEGGADLRAVQEMLGHSSILATQLYTHIDRSFIKEVHKTFHPRG from the coding sequence ATGGAGCATCTCCATACACCCTACTCGATCTATCTTGAGAATTTTCTGAACCATCTGTTGATCGAACGTAATTTCTCGCAGAATACGAGAGTATCGTATCGCAACGACCTTCATCGCTACCTGCTCACCGTGCAGGAAACCATGAAGCCGATTACCTCTGTCACAGCCTCCGATATCCGACAGTTTATCAGTGAACTGCACGAAACAGGACTTGAGCCCGCAACCATTGCGCGAAACATATCCGCAATTCGTTCCCTGTTCCGGTTTCTCGTCATCGAACATCTGCTTGAGGCAAATCCCGCTGAAAACATTCATCAGCCTAAACAGGCAAAAAACCTGCCCTCAGTCCTGACGATTGAAGAGACTCTCCGGCTGCTCGAAGCTCCGATCCTGCAACATCCTCCGGGAAAATATCTCCTGCGGGACAAGGCTATCCTTGAATTTCTTTATGCAACCGGTGTAAGGGTAAGCGAATTGACTGAATTGCAGCAGCAAAGCCTTTTTCTTGAAGCTGGCTTTGTGAGAATACTGGGTAAAGGATCGAAAGAGCGTCTTGTCCCGATCGGTCTCTCGGCCATAAACAGCATCAACAGGTACCGAACCGAACTGCGTATCGGCCTCATCAACAGAAACTCGCAGGACTACGTATTCCTGAATGCAAGAGGAAAAAAACTCTCCCGCATGGCAATCTACTCGATGGTGCAGGAGTATGCCTCACTCAGCGGTATAGAAAAAAAAATAAGCCCTCATACACTCCGCCATACCTTTGCAACGCATCTGCTGGAGGGCGGAGCGGATTTAAGAGCCGTTCAGGAGATGCTTGGACACAGTTCCATCCTCGCAACGCAACTCTACACCCATATTGACCGCTCTTTTATCAAGGAGGTCCATAAAACGTTTCATCCGAGAGGTTAA
- a CDS encoding tetratricopeptide repeat protein has translation MNKKHLSLAIIILSLFLFRAVSAGEGKKIIRTGEEFYANGAFTEAVAAFDEALALDPRNFDAYLGRGKAFYKLKRYREAIDDYTRKLQITGDCARAHYHRGLAYVELQEFKKAVADFDEAIHIHSSYSNALFSRGKVKYQMKDTLGAMKDIRVAAEKENPEAIEWLKKYEPNR, from the coding sequence ATGAATAAAAAGCATCTCTCATTAGCGATTATTATTTTATCACTCTTTCTTTTCAGAGCGGTTTCAGCCGGAGAGGGAAAAAAAATAATCAGAACGGGTGAAGAGTTCTATGCAAATGGCGCATTTACAGAGGCAGTTGCGGCATTTGATGAGGCTCTGGCTTTGGACCCCCGGAATTTCGATGCCTATCTGGGCCGGGGTAAGGCTTTCTACAAGCTCAAGCGGTACCGGGAGGCTATAGACGATTATACCAGGAAGTTACAGATAACCGGGGATTGTGCGCGAGCGCACTACCATCGGGGGCTTGCCTATGTTGAGTTGCAAGAGTTTAAAAAAGCGGTGGCGGATTTTGATGAGGCGATCCATATCCATTCCTCATACAGCAATGCGCTGTTTTCCCGAGGAAAGGTGAAATATCAGATGAAGGATACCTTGGGAGCGATGAAAGACATTCGGGTTGCGGCTGAAAAGGAAAACCCTGAGGCTATTGAGTGGCTTAAAAAATACGAACCGAATCGCTGA
- a CDS encoding DUF2721 domain-containing protein: MSSTINSIKELVPVLQTAIGPMILISGLGLLLLTMTNRLGRIIDRSRLLLHDLESNPEPYVMRINSEVAILWKRARYIRISILLACMTCLGASLLIILLFLSVLVNLDIPFIVSGIFIVSMFCLIFSLVFFLFDVNLTLAALKIELGSHEKKYLILEKPLS; this comes from the coding sequence ATGTCTTCTACCATTAATTCTATCAAAGAACTTGTCCCGGTTTTACAGACGGCTATCGGACCCATGATACTTATTTCCGGCCTTGGCCTTCTTCTTCTGACCATGACGAACAGGCTTGGTCGTATCATTGATCGTTCACGTTTGTTGCTCCATGATCTCGAGTCCAATCCTGAACCGTATGTTATGAGAATCAATAGCGAAGTAGCAATTCTCTGGAAGCGAGCCCGCTATATCAGAATCTCGATTCTTCTTGCTTGCATGACCTGTCTTGGCGCCTCATTGCTTATTATTCTTCTGTTTCTTTCAGTGCTTGTCAATCTGGATATTCCGTTTATTGTTTCAGGCATTTTTATTGTGAGCATGTTCTGTCTGATATTTTCTCTGGTCTTTTTTCTCTTTGATGTGAATCTGACTCTTGCTGCTTTGAAAATCGAGCTGGGAAGTCATGAGAAAAAATATCTGATTCTTGAAAAACCTTTATCCTGA
- a CDS encoding MBL fold metallo-hydrolase RNA specificity domain-containing protein gives MELEFYGATERVTGSCHIIRTKQATILLDCGLIQGSSDEEQLNRAAFPFDPASIDVVVLSHGHIDHSGRLPLLVQRGFSGSIYTHEATLDLCRVLLLDSASLAERDAEYQRKHPVTRQDKHAEPLYTRKEVLRTLDRMVGIPYHRQAEIVRGITLRLSDAGHILGSSLIELWIRDEGYERKLVFSGDLGQYASPVLQDPETIEEADLVIVESTYGDRLHRDFEETALELGTIIRSACRGCGNILIPAFAIGRSQELLYLFALNYKEWQLDRWQIFLDSPMAIEASQIYWDYPELVDVDARDFREHPEKLPPLGNLHFTPKPEQSRAINSLKSGAVIIAGSGMCNGGRILHHLKQNIHRHECKVIITGYQAEGTLGRKLVDGDKEVSIHGRNYAVAATVHTVGGLSAHGDQEDMLRWLGGFRSRPKVFVVHGDGDVKKVFKAKIEERFDLNVTIPESGSCVNLLQR, from the coding sequence ATGGAACTTGAATTTTACGGCGCTACAGAACGGGTAACGGGTTCTTGTCATATTATCCGTACAAAACAAGCGACGATATTGCTGGATTGCGGTCTTATTCAGGGATCTTCCGATGAGGAGCAATTGAACAGAGCCGCTTTTCCGTTTGATCCTGCAAGCATTGATGTCGTCGTTCTCAGTCACGGACATATTGATCATTCCGGAAGGCTTCCCCTGCTCGTACAGCGAGGTTTCAGTGGTTCAATCTATACCCATGAGGCAACGCTTGATCTTTGCAGGGTTCTGCTGCTTGATTCGGCCAGCCTTGCCGAACGTGACGCTGAGTATCAGAGAAAGCATCCGGTAACCCGTCAGGATAAACATGCCGAGCCATTGTATACTCGCAAAGAGGTGCTTCGTACTCTTGATCGCATGGTTGGTATACCGTATCACCGGCAGGCGGAAATAGTTCGTGGCATTACCCTTCGTCTCTCGGATGCCGGTCATATTCTTGGTTCATCGCTGATTGAACTATGGATCAGAGATGAGGGTTACGAGCGTAAACTTGTTTTCAGCGGCGATCTGGGACAGTACGCAAGTCCTGTGCTTCAGGATCCGGAAACAATTGAAGAGGCCGATCTGGTGATAGTGGAGAGTACCTATGGCGACAGGCTTCATCGGGATTTCGAAGAGACTGCCCTTGAGTTAGGAACTATTATCCGGTCGGCATGCCGGGGTTGCGGAAACATTCTGATACCGGCTTTTGCCATCGGCAGAAGTCAGGAGCTGCTCTATCTTTTTGCTCTGAACTATAAGGAGTGGCAGCTTGACCGCTGGCAGATTTTTCTGGACAGTCCCATGGCAATCGAGGCCAGTCAGATCTACTGGGACTATCCGGAACTTGTTGACGTTGATGCGCGTGATTTTCGGGAACATCCCGAGAAGCTGCCCCCGCTCGGCAATCTGCATTTTACCCCGAAACCCGAGCAGTCCCGGGCAATAAACAGCTTGAAGAGCGGAGCTGTTATTATCGCAGGTAGCGGGATGTGCAATGGCGGCAGGATTCTGCACCACCTGAAACAGAATATCCACAGGCATGAATGCAAGGTGATTATTACGGGATATCAGGCTGAAGGAACGCTTGGCCGAAAACTTGTCGATGGAGATAAGGAGGTGTCGATTCATGGACGGAACTATGCTGTCGCGGCAACAGTTCATACCGTTGGCGGTCTGTCAGCTCATGGCGATCAGGAAGACATGCTCCGCTGGCTTGGCGGTTTCAGGAGTAGGCCAAAGGTATTTGTTGTTCATGGTGACGGTGATGTGAAAAAGGTTTTCAAGGCAAAGATTGAAGAGCGGTTTGACTTGAATGTGACGATTCCGGAATCGGGGAGTTGTGTGAATTTGTTGCAACGGTGA